Within the Epinephelus lanceolatus isolate andai-2023 chromosome 9, ASM4190304v1, whole genome shotgun sequence genome, the region GTCCTGGCTCAAAACTAAAGGTGACGAGGCTTTTGCAGTCAAGGCCCCTCAGCTCTGGAACTCCCTGCCCGAAGATCTGAGGCTTTCAGAATCAGTGGcacactgtttattttatatatgtctcatttaattatttttattgtttttttatcttgtgttttatattgtattacTTTAATCGATGTGCTGTGCCTCAGTGCAATCTACAGGGCCTTAGTTGCCAACTTTTCTTATCTGCTTCTGCAACGGTATTTTATCTTTACTGTTCTTTGTATTTTCTTGAATTGAAATAAAGAATACCAATATGTTTtttccatggcctaggaaactttaataaatatttgtgaacatgagctgctctctcaaagccagaaaccggAGAAGTAAGTCTCCAATTTCTGATGTCAGAGGGTCTTAAGTCTGCATCTGCTCCACAAACAGTGAATGTGAGCCGAATTTTATGTATGTATagaattttgttttctttattatacccaaatgagcctTATTCTGTTGCACTGTTCTCAGTTAATGTACCCATATATACTCATAACAtccccctgggtgctctcagtatCATCTTTAACATCTTTCACAATCCATTGTCAATGGAGCAGCTCTAGGCTTGATgtcctatgacatcacaaagaGTTTTAGCACCCCAGCGTTTGAATTTGGGAGAGTTGTTCGTGTTTATTTGGGGACTTAACTTAGACCACAGTAATAGCATTTATGAATTAACCTGTTTTTTCCACTTCATGTTACTGTATTACTCATGTTGACTTCAgcaatagtaatgttttaacaATCATAATCTCCAAAATCTTTGAAAGGTCTTGTTGCACAATGAGCGCAGTTTCCACAAATGTATGTGCTGTTAAATTAATACTCTTGTTTTGCTACTTTTACACACTActtactgtcaaaaatattgatttatagATACATAATGATTACAAATGTTCTTAAAGGTGTCAATACTCTTTTTCTGCAGTATCGATATGCTGGTATTTTTCCCTAACAATGTTATGACACCGCTGCAGTGCATCCATTGCTGCCTCCTCTCACTTGCTCTCTTCTCCGTTTAAttctgttcagttcagtttaatgGAGCTTTACTGACATGCTGAACATACGTTTACACTGCCAAAGCAAGtgtgaaataaaagcaaaaagtaTACATGAAGTAATGATTGACAAGGATAAAGAAATGTGTAGACAGAGATATAAGAGCTGTGTCCCCATCGCCCCGACTCCTCTCACTCCATCACAGTGCCGTCTTCTCGACTCCCACCTAATTTACTCTAGCTGCATATAATCTTTTGTgacatggttttgttttttacctgcACTTTATTTCCTTTTGAATGTGTGACAATCTGAGTGTCTTTTGAACGTGCACTACTGCAAGaagaatattgtttttgttaatgtaaAAAAGTTATAATCATTGTTAATGTctactacagtcattctgctactaagagaaggaaaaaatgtcaaagcatTGTTACAGTTATCttctgttaaaatgtgtttaactTTATGCCCTCATTGTCAATCATGCCCCTTAGTATCAAAAATGGTATCAGAGATCGGTATTTTTCAGCGCATTTTGTCAAAGTTAGAATTCCAGtgctgtgacaacactaatgtGAATTGAGAATCTCTGATGTTGAAGCTGAGAAACTCTCTCCTACAAATGTAAAGGACTGACCTCTGGAATGAATAAACCCTTTACTAGTGTTGGGTCACTTGTCTTTTTATCCTGCCAGTCagagcatttttattttattttattttattttattttattgatgctGCATCATTTTTCTTAATTGCATATTGTCATGTATCTTGTCTTTGATTTAACTTGATATAAGGTGACACAACCTGCAGATCACGTGCAGCATGTTACTGTCAAATTATGTTGTTAATTATAACATATAACAATATTTAATCAAATGAAAGAGAAGtcatcacaaaaacaaaagtctcTCTTACAATGTAAACACCTTTATTACGTTAAAGATTCACTGTAGCACACGACATGTGGGCTGTCATTATTTTATATAAAgatttatgtaaaataaatgaatcacacattaaaaataaaagtgtgcTTCCTTAATACAGTCACattcagattcagacaactttattaatcccaccagGAGCAATTTGTTTGAACAGAACATATAGACACATAAATGAAtgagtaataaaaaaatatgccagggagttcagtggaataaatgactctataaataataaaagttaaTAGACACATTATCATAATGgacataaaaacagtaaaaacaaaaatgtacaaaGAATTTTAAAGACAAATAGCAGCAGGAATAAAAAAATTGAATACTGGTTAGTTTTACAAGCAGGTAAAGTGTAATGACACCCTGACGGcaacagagaaaaataaatcacctTGTGCGTGTAAAAATATGTTTCCTTCTAATGTGTGCTGTCAACTCGTTGCTACGTCTGAAATCTTTCCCGCATGCGTTGCACAAATAtggtttctcacctgtgtggattcttgCATGAGTTTTCAGCGCTGACGTGTAAGCAAATCTTTTCCCGCAGGTCTTGCAAAggtacggcttctcacctgtgtgggtcCTCATGTGGACTTTTAAGTCACCGCTAAGTCTGAAATCTTGCCCGCATGTTTTACAAGTATAtggtttctcacctgtgtgtagttTGACGTGAGCGTTCAGTCCCGACATGTAATGGAATCTTTTACCGCAGGTGTTGCAAAGGTACGGCTTCTCGCCCATGTGTGTTCTCATGTGGCTTTTCAAGAAGCGATTCTGTCTGAAAGCTTTCCCGCATGATTTGCACACATATGGCTTCTCATCTGTGTGGATCGTTATATGAGTGTTTAACTCTGATGTCCAAAAGAATCTTTTCCCACAGGTGTCACAAGaatatggcttctcacctgtgtgtgttatCAGGTGTCTCTGGAAATGTGACTTACAGTTAAAAGCTTTCTCACATGTGTCACATTTGAAAGACTTTTCACCTGTGTGGAAATTGTTTACTTTGTCTCTGTGACTTCTGCTTTTGTGATGTCTTTTTTGGGGTTCTGGCTCTGAATTTTGAGTCAATGCTGAGTCCCCATGCTCGCCTCCTTTCTGATCTCCTCTCTTAGCTACATGAGAGTTTTGAGAGAGGAGCTGGTGGTCACTTTTTGGTTTTGATGCTTCACAATTTTCACTGCCAGATTTGTCTTTTAGGCAACTGATACCCATGCAAGCTGGAAGCTCTGATGGACACTGACTTTTGTCCGGATTCAAGCTCAAAGTCTGATCTTCGCTGTGGTCACTTTCTTCATGAGTAGGAATCAACATAAAGGTATCCGTCTCCTGCTTCAGTgcaagctgctctccctcctggtTGCCACCGTGTGCTTCTGATACCACCGAGCTTATAACTGGCATGTTGGCTACAGACTCTTTCTCTGCTTCCCTAAAAGTATCATCAGAGTTGAAGTCCAGAGTCTGATCTTCACTGTGGTCACTTTCCTCATGAGTAGGAGTCAATATAAAGGTATCAGCCTCCTCCTTCAGCTCAatctgctctccctcctgactggtgcagagttcctcctgttcctctttaatctgtggaggctctgggtcctcttGGTCCAGACTGGAGCTCCTCTCCTGAatacagagctgctggtctgtgagagcctcctcctccttaaaGACATGTTGCTGTGGAGGCTCTGGAGGGACAGACAACAAAATGAATAGGATACTAGTGTGATGGTAAAGACAAAACGAGCAGACATGCGAACATATTAGTAtcagtatatttatattttaaacaaatgGGATTATCGAATTCCTCTGCTTTGTATTAGTAAAATATATTTAGTGTTACATACCTATATTGGGTAATTTCATTTCAGATCTCCAAACAATATCCAGCAGTCAGACAGATGTATTTCTTTTGCTCGACgataggttgtttttttttttttgttaaattattattaattcattttgtccttattttttaattcctaATTCCTGAAATACTCAACTGGATACCGTGTTGTTAAATTAACCATGAAATAACTGCATATGCTGCCATTTTAATGTAGTATCCTAGCTAATTAAATACACGTACGCCTCTAATACAGCGCTTGTATTATTTACTTCCGCTCGATGTCACACTATTAAGTTCCGACAGTGACAGTGCCGGAACTTTTCTTTCCGCCTTCAACTGATGCAAACATGTGCGTTTAATATCACTATTACGGATATTCATACCATCGCCTCTTTCCACAAGGTAATTAGATAATATTGTCTGAACTATATCTTACAATTGACGGCTTGATTTTgttcaaaacaaataaatgagcAGTGGCGGAAGAACTGTTCCGATTATTCAGGCAGAAATAATTCATGGTGTGTTAAAAATGTTACACACACAAAGTAGTAGGCTGGTTTAACGGGCCATCAGTTAAAAGAGGAGAGAGACTTTTCCTAGAAGTGTGGGATAATGAAAACATATCTTCACGGTGTCTTCACTCTTATTCTTGCGGCAATTTGTAAAGCTCTGCGAGAGCAACTGCACAAGCAGCAGCTCCCCCTACCGACCAAATGGCCTCACTGCTCTCCAGGGAGCTTCTGAGGTAATTCGGACAGCACACTTGACTAATTGATGACATTTGTCTGGTTTCTCTTTTGATTAATTTGCTTTACATCAGGTTTTCTTCCATTTTGATTTCTGGCTTTTCTTTTGATTTCTCATTCACAACAAGCTTCATTAATCAGCATCTTATTTTGCAGTGGtttggtttctctttttttaaaaaaattctgtcATTTCTACGGtccatttatttacttttttttagttcagttcagtaatTCAAGCTTTTACTTACGTGTTGTTTTTGCACGCTttgcacacactttttttttagattttttattCATAGCATTGTACTTTTGTTTCTTCAAATAACTTATATACGATCATATAACATGAGCATGAAATTTAGataataaaagattaaaaaaacatatttaatttaatttgccCATATTAAGACATTGTCCTTGTTCATTACAGTGAAACACCaactaaattaagaattccaatgtGTTATTTCCATTGCctgggaaagttcaatcaatatctgtaaaatgtgctactctctctctctctctctctctctctctctctctctctctctcaaagccttCTTTGATTTGGTCATTTCTACTACCTAGCAGGAAATGTCTGTGGTTAGGTAACCATTCTGTTTGCTCATTTACCATGTGTTAATTAAGATACACAAGTTCCACCTGTAGATATCTCATTTGAAACATCTGCAAACTATATGGTAGTCCTGCCGTTGTGAGGTGAagagaaaaaatgcaaaatgatctTGTTTGATTCACTAATATTGTGTGGTGGGCCACATACACTTTATTTGAAAGTCAGGCTGAGGGATGTTTAAAATTGTGGatccacagaatgtttgttttcttttttaaacccaaacaagctttattctattgtagtgttctcagcttTGAAACAGAAattgtacccatatactcagaacatccCCCTGGGTGCTCTCCGTGTCATACACAACATCTCTCCCAACTTATTGTCTATAGAACAGCTCCAGACTTTCTAACCCGGATTTGGGAGATTACAATACTGTTTGCAAACAGAAATACAACAAATTCAGTCAAATGAAAGGAAAAACGTTACACTAAGATACTGACATCTCAACTTTATTGTAAAAATGTACACTCAGTGACAGAGATGTAGCTACTACAAAAGTAGAGATGCACAATATGGATTTTTTCCAATAACTGCCTTCTTCTTTTGGCCGATACCAATAAGACAACCGATAATTTCACGTTTCTATATTTCAAAGGAAGTCCATAGCCTGTATTTTATACACACCTGGGGGTGAAAAGAGCAAAGATGTAGTGAGCAGAGGTGAAAGATTTAATATTACATTGCTCAAACCAAATCTAACTGAGGTCAATAATATttacacaacaaaaataaaaaacagttctGACTCTTCAGCTGTTCTTTTTAAGTGCACATCAAAAAACTTCAAACATAATTTGCTTTTTATAGAGTGTTTTACCTAAGATTTCCATTTAATGCTTTGACATAACATTTGTCACATTAGATGTATCAACGTGTTATACACAGTTGAAGTAAGTGCATCCCTTAATCCAAAAATAAAGGCTTGTGTTTAacataaattcattcattcatcaggccagatgagatatgtaatccctccagtgggttctgggtctaccctggggcctcttaccagtgggacgtgccccaaaacacctccagtgaggcacccaggaggcatcctgatcagatgccctgTGGGCCCACCGCCCACAGGGACAGAGATCAGGGTTTGGTGCATTGTGTGCGGGTCCCCAGGCGTGCTGATGGCTGTGACTCTGGGGACAGTCCTTCAGCGCTGCATCTAACCAGTGTAACTGTAGCAACAGAAAGGAAAGACACCCCCGACACAACTGCGTTATCTTCCTCTAAAACTGTGAGAAACGTCCAAACTGGTGACAACATGTTTGGCTCTTTAGTCAGCATGCTGAGCTTgctcttcgtcttcttcttcttctttgtgttcTCTAAGTGCGGCCGATGAAAGCAATATGGCTTTGTATTATCGGCTCTATTTTTCAGTTACAAtttgattaataaataatttgaataataaataataatataaatttccCATTATCAGCCAGatatattgtgcatccctataCAAAACTGTATTTAATTCCGTTGAACATGTCTCTGCGCGAGTTTAATCTGTATGGTTTCTCCTGTGTATAttggtctctctttttttttcttttcaagaaTGTGATTGGAGTAGAACTTTTCCCAAAAGTGCTATAATTGTGTGGCTTATTGCTTCTATGAGAACCACTAGAACTAAATCCTCTCACACATACCTGGCATGCACGAGTCTACATGCCTGTGTGTGATCTTATATGCCTTGTCAACTGAGACACATCAAAGTACGTTTTCCCGCAGATCTTGCAAAGATGCGGCTTCTCCCCAGTGTGGGCTCTTCTAATGTGGACCAACAAGTCACGACTAACTCTGAAAGCACTCCCACATGTGTTGCAAGTAAACGGCTTCTCACCCgtgtggattctcatgtggaGTTTCAATTCGTCATTACGTCTGAAAGCTTTCCCACATGTCACGCACAaaaatggcttctcacctgtgtggccTCTTATGTGAATGTTCAGTGCTGACATCTGACTGAACCCTTTCCCACAGGTGTTGCATAaatatggcttctcacctgtgtggccTTTTATATGAGTGTTCAACGCCGATTTTTGACTGAACTGTTTCCCACAGGTGTTGCAAGAATATGGCTTCTCAAATGTGTGGATTCTTGTGTGAATGTTCAGTGTCGAGGTGCGACTGAATCCTTTCCCACATATGTTGCAAGAATACGGCTTCTCGCCTGTGTGGGTTTTCATGTGTCTCTGCAACAGTGACTTAAACTTGAAATATTTTTCACATATGTCACATTTGAAagactgtttgtctgtgtgagtTGTACAGGGAATCTCTGAGAAGTCAGGGTTGCCTGTAATGTTACCGTGAATGCTGCTTTTGTGATCTCTCTTGTGTGGTTTTGGCTCCGCATCTCGACTTGATCCTGAGTCTCTGTGCTTGCCTCTTGTCTGATCTTGGCTCTCAGCTACATGAGAGCTGTGAGAGAGGAGCTGGTGGTCACCGTGTGCTCCTGATACCACAAAGCTTATAACTGGCAAGTTGACTACATACTCTTTCTCTAATGTACTCAAAGTGATATCAGGATTTAAGTCCAGAGTCTGATCTTCACTGTGGTCACTTTCCTCATGAGTAGGAGTCAACATAAAGGTATCAGCCTCCTCCTTCAAttcaagctgctctccctcctgactgatgcagagttcctcctcttcctctttaatctgtggaggctctgggtcctcttGGTCCAGAATGGAGCTCCTCTCCTGGTCAGTGAGAACTTCCTCCTCCTTATAgacatgttgctgtgggagctctggaAGGACAGACAACAATAGGTAGGCTACTGTGATGTTTAAGAAAAACATGCAGACATGCAAGTACCAGAATGTATTTTCAACAAAAAGGATAATTTATAAATCGTATTTCTCTGTTTGTGTTATCAAAAATAATTAAGTTTACCCACCTGTGCTGTGCAATGTTAGCTCAGGTTTCCAAACGATATCCAAAAGTCTGCGCAAACGATCAATCTCTTCCTCGTACTCGACGATAGTTGTTTTAAAAACTCCGaatatttcttcagcagcagcagttagtctCTCTTTGACAAACTCTCTCAAATACTCAACTGAAGACATTGTTACTTCACGAGAAATTTAATATTTATCGACGCTACGACTATAAAAACATCCTAAAGCTACTTCAATACATGAATGAAGCTAGCGCTACAAGCGCTTGTGTTGTTTACTTCCGGTGGTGTTACACTCTTCAGGTCCGACAGAGTAAATCAAAGCGGGATTTTTCTTTCCGCTCTCAGCTGATGGCAGTAGTGAGATAcgttttaaaaacaacaacaacaaaaatggtgaAAGAAGTATTCCGTTTATTTAAGTAGAAACCATGGTATATTCACTACGCATTCAGGATGGTAGTTCAGTATAATTACAGAAGTCTTATTCGCAAAATATATGAAGCACCTGAACTCCCAAAAGGGGGCTTTTTTATATTGTGTGCACACGTTAATTTTTCTTATGTGAACCAGTTATTACCTTATGGAAACAAGATATTTTCTTGAATTGTGCCAACAAGATAATAAGTTGCTCCCATGCACAAGATAATTAACCACCCacccaacatttgtatgtggagcccatgtgggtagtaaatgggctgaaaaatgggccctatatgggattgtccacaCGTTCCGTATTGTATGGGTTACGCAAGTGGGCcccagataagatgcccatttcGGACCCATGCCCACTTTGTACTCGGGTAGCCCCAGAATGACCCATGTTGGCAATTAGCATAGGGCCAATATGGAACATGTGGGCAATCCAATATAGGGCCAattttttcagcccattttcTACCCACATAAAATAACATGTAGAAAAGTAGAAAGAAAAGCTCCCACACTTGACGGAGCCATATCAACGTAGCCTTTATATGCCTATAACTTTGGTTTGTAGCCATCTCACCCACCAACGGTATTTCTTAAAAGCcaagaaaacagcatcatacaATCAGAGTATTTACAAAGCAACATAAGCAAGTATTCATTtaccatttttacacatttttgcCAAACAAAATACAACTAAATCCCTGATGACACGGGATATTTCAAAAATGAATTTTAGATTACGACAATCATTTTTGCGTTCATGTTTTTGGAATAAGCTCAAACAACAAGCAAAGATGAAAACCACTTTGCATAATTTATTtcagacagtagagacagtttTTTTCTGCAGTCAACAAACCAGTTCTGCTAAAGAATGAAACAACAAATAACAATCTATCAGAGCTGGAATGTGTTTTGATAAACTGAACCAATGAGACTTTGAGTGGACAGTATGAAACGCTGAaattaaaacatgaacaaaacgGAAATAATTCATCAGAAAATTTCAGAAATATCTCAAACTAAAATGACAAAGTATTTGGTGTAGAAGATACAGTGTTATATTATGATCTAATTAAGCAAAAGACGCTGCTTATAATCCAAAGAATATAATTGGtttaagaaaatataaaagttcATCACCTGTTGATGTAATGCAGTTTGTATGCTGAGAACATATTTCTTTCTGGATGATTGTCTTGATTATTCcaaagagacaaacagtgaAGTAAGAGTCAACAACACTGACATCACAAAGAAATCATCACCGGCCTCTCCAATAAAGAAATATGGGAAGAGTTTCTCGGTGAAAGTGTCTCTGTGAATGTAGATGTGACTCATGTCCTTAGAGTCATAGAAAGACACCTCCCCCTTGTCATAGTTCAGCTGGACTCCGACCCGCTGTGGACTCTTCTTCACTGTCACAGTCCTACCATCTCCATTAGTGTATTTTCCATAGCCATGCCATAAACACCAGACTCCACAGTCCGGTGTGGCATATCTCTTTCCCTTCCTGTCAATGGACTCATTAGCCAAACCTATATTCCAGCGAGGATGatctcccacctccacctcccagcTGTGCTCTCCTGAGCTGAACCCCTCAGAGCCCAGAATATTGGCGTAATTAGTGCATCTCTCTCGATTGTCAGGAAGCTGCTGGTTTTTGTGTCCCGCTCTCACACTGGTCAGATCATCAGACAGACGGAGACAGTGACCTGTAGTGTTCGGGTCCAGAATGACGGGACTGAAGTGGACCTTCTCCCTCATCTTCTCCCAGACTCTGAAGGACAGGTTGCCCAGGTGTTTGGCCACATCTATCAGCGCTCCTGAGACCAGCTGTGGATCTGACAGTGAGCTCTGGACTCTGGCTCTGCTCTGAGTGTCTTTATAACTGCTGAGGAATGGCACGTTGTGTTTCTGCAGCTCTTCCTCAACAGCAGAGATACTGTCAGATAGAGAGGAGATCTGCTTCTGAAtcatcttcatctctctctttatAGTCTTTcccttctgctcctcttcctccctcagaGCTGCCACTCTggactcctcttcctctttcaggAACTGGCGGAGCTTGTTGAACTCCGCTCTGATCTGCCACTCTGTGGACAACAGCTGCTTCTTGGAGTGTTGACTCATTTCATCGTATGTTTTCTCCACTTGTTTGTATTTGTCCCTCTTGTCCTGCAGAGACTTTAAGTCAGATTTCAGCTGGTCCTTCAGGTCACTGACTTTTTGTTTTATGGGAACCACCTTGTGACTCTCGTGAAGAGAAAACTTACAGACAGGACACACAGCTCTGTCTTCATCCTCACAGAAAAATTTAGGCTCTTCTTGATGCTCGCTACACAGCAACATTAGTTTCCTTTCTCCCATTTCTGTCTCAGATGTTCCAGCTTTCTGTATCAGCCATGAGTCAGCCATTTGTTTCAGTATAAATTCCGTTCCTGGTTCGTCCATTGAGGATTTTCTTTTACAAATgtgacagtttttgtttttagcttgtTCCCAGCGTTTTTGCAGGCAGCTTGAACAGAAGCTGTGGTGGCAGCCCAGAGACACAGGATCTCTGAAAATCTCTGAACACTCATGGCAAATCAAATAACTTTCAAGGAGAGCTCGCTCAGCCATTTGTTATCCAAGTTATCTTTGATTAGCAGGACTCACCAACTTCTAGTCTCTTCGCGTCTCCACTTAAAGAACTCCAAACGTatgttttccagcagagatcTCACACCCTGTGATGGCGTCTCGGCTCTGAGCAACAATGTAATGGCTTCAGATGGCAACAGGATAAATACTTTGTCGTTTAAACAGGCTGACTGACTCTGAACCAATTTAACAACATATCTATTTTTAAGTCAAACAGGAGCAGGGTAACCCTAACCCTATGTTCTGTGAATATGACTGTGTTAATTTCATCCAGTTGGATTAAAAGCACTCTCTTAATGTGCATTCatgtaggaaccaaagttatTTTGGCCACCTTCACCTAaatttattctttctttcaacattgtgtcataataaatgtacaaataacAATCATGATATAGAGTCTTATAAAGTCTCTCAGCTTGAGTGtatttgttttgctttctgGCATATTTTCTCCTTCTCTCATTAGTTTTCTTTACCCTCTTATTGACATTAAAGATCACAAATCTtgagtgtatgtatgtatttgttgGAACTATTATTGAGTTAAATAACTGCGAAATAACTACATAATACAGTTTTTGATTTTCAGTGGATAAATATTCTCGCCACATTGGGTCAGATCTGCCGATAGACTTAGCGTGTTTAAGGAAAGAAATCTTTGGTGAAAATTTTACTTCTCAAGAGCAAAAGTTTTAGACACCCATCACTACATGTACATGTAATCCTCTCTTTAATGCCAaagcagaagtgccaaaaactgcagctccatGGATGGtcacttggggctggctccaaaagcaagtcaatccccatagaccccaatGTTAAAACGCCCAATTTTACagtacacataaacacatatacAGCCTATCCCCCAGtcatgacagctgtacaggagggagggtgatttttttttagagctTAATTAAGGGCGtagctgctttgagtgacaggccgCCTGCCAAAAGTGTCCTTGGtatctcagtcagatccactcctcactcctccacagcttcaccctTATTAAAAAACTGTAATAAGCTCACCGTAAGCTTGTGTGTGTAAACATCTTTATCAACAAAGTAACTGTCAGACTGTCACATAAATACAGTGGTCttaaaaagcacaatatttgcCTGTGAAATTATAAAATTAAGGAAAGTAGAactacaccgatcagccaaaacattaaaaccactgacaggtgaagtaaaTAACATTGGTCtactgggaaacctttggttctggcattcacgtggataccacctgacatgttccacccactcaaatgccgttgcagaccaagtaccccccctcatggcaacagtgttccataatggcagtggccccccccAGCGGGATAATGCatcatgccacactgcaaacatccaaattccaaattccccagatcccaatctgaatgagcatctgtggcacgaAAATGTACTGCTCTAT harbors:
- the LOC117252463 gene encoding uncharacterized protein LOC117252463: MKLPNIEPPQQHVFKEEEALTDQQLCIQERSSSLDQEDPEPPQIKEEQEELCTSQEGEQIELKEEADTFILTPTHEESDHSEDQTLDFNSDDTFREAEKESVANMPVISSVVSEAHGGNQEGEQLALKQETDTFMLIPTHEESDHSEDQTLSLNPDKSQCPSELPACMGISCLKDKSGSENCEASKPKSDHQLLSQNSHVAKRGDQKGGEHGDSALTQNSEPEPQKRHHKSRSHRDKVNNFHTGEKSFKCDTCEKAFNCKSHFQRHLITHTGEKPYSCDTCGKRFFWTSELNTHITIHTDEKPYVCKSCGKAFRQNRFLKSHMRTHMGEKPYLCNTCGKRFHYMSGLNAHVKLHTGEKPYTCKTCGQDFRLSGDLKVHMRTHTGEKPYLCKTCGKRFAYTSALKTHARIHTGEKPYLCNACGKDFRRSNELTAHIRRKHIFTRTR
- the LOC117252465 gene encoding uncharacterized protein LOC117252465 isoform X2; the encoded protein is MSSVEYLREFVKERLTAAAEEIFGVFKTTIVEYEEEIDRLRRLLDIVWKPELTLHSTELPQQHVYKEEEVLTDQERSSILDQEDPEPPQIKEEEEELCISQEGEQLELKEEADTFMLTPTHEESDHSEDQTLDLNPDITLSTLEKEYVVNLPVISFVVSGAHGDHQLLSHSSHVAESQDQTRGKHRDSGSSRDAEPKPHKRDHKSSIHVTLVRCSAEGLSPESQPSARLGTRTQCTKP
- the LOC117252465 gene encoding uncharacterized protein LOC117252465 isoform X1 is translated as MSSVEYLREFVKERLTAAAEEIFGVFKTTIVEYEEEIDRLRRLLDIVWKPELTLHSTELPQQHVYKEEEVLTDQERSSILDQEDPEPPQIKEEEEELCISQEGEQLELKEEADTFMLTPTHEESDHSEDQTLDLNPDITLSTLEKEYVVNLPVISFVVSGAHGDHQLLSHSSHVAESQDQTRGKHRDSGSSRDAEPKPHKRDHKSSIHGNITGNPDFSEIPCTTHTDKQSFKCDICEKYFKFKSLLQRHMKTHTGEKPYSCNICGKGFSRTSTLNIHTRIHTFEKPYSCNTCGKQFSQKSALNTHIKGHTGEKPYLCNTCGKGFSQMSALNIHIRGHTGEKPFLCVTCGKAFRRNDELKLHMRIHTGEKPFTCNTCGSAFRVSRDLLVHIRRAHTGEKPHLCKICGKTYFDVSQLTRHIRSHTGM